AATCGTCAATGAGTTCATGTTCATTGCCAAACCGAAGGAGAATGTTCGTTTTCAATATACAAACATAAATAAACTGTTGAGGGATTGTATCCAATTCATGGGACCGCAGGCCAATTTGAAAAGCATCAACATTGAATTAGAAGCGGAAGTACAAATCAATTTGAATTGTGATGGGAATCAGATAAAACAAGTCCTGATCAATATTCTGCAAAACGCGATAGAAGCCACGGAGAACAACGGCCATTTTATCGGGGTAAGCTTGGAAGAGATGAGTGCTGAGTCCGTAATGATCACCGTCTCTGATAAAGGCTGCGGAATATCGGAATCAAGATTCAATCGCCTTTTCGAGCCTTTTTATTCAACGAAGGAAAAAGGAACAGGATTGGGCTTGCTCACCTGCAAACGGATCATCGATCTTCATCACGGAAGCATTGATATTGAAAGCCAGCCTGGAGAAGGCACGACCATAAGGATTGTGCTCCCTCGAAATCGAAATGTAGAGTCAATGCTGATCGCAGAATAAAAGGTGCCATGCTTCTTTTGGGAGCATGGCATTTTTACTGTCGTTCTCCAAGGCTTATCTGTTAAAATGAAAGAGCAACCCCTATATTCCCCACATTTTCTCACTGAAAGGAGCCACCTCGCAATGCTGCAAAAAGCCCATCAATTATTGCAAGATCATTTCGGTTATTCTTCATTCCGATTGGGACAGGAACAGGCGATTTCCTCTGTGCTTGAAGGGAAAAACACAGTCTGCGTCATGCCGACTGGAGGAGGTAAATCGATCGTCTATCAAATCCCGGCGCTCGTGCTGCCCGGGACAACCATCGTTATTTCTCCGCTGATTTCCTTGATGAAGGACCAGGTAGATACGCTCGTCCAGCTAGGCATCCCAGCGACGTATATCAACAGCTCGCTTACTGCCGGAGAAGCTGCCGCTCGGATGGATGACGCCAGGAACGGAAAGTACAAGCTGTTGTACATCGCTCCAGAGCGGCTGGGATCCTGGGAATTCATCGACGACCTTCAGGACATGGAAATTCCGTTGATCGCCGTCGATGAAGCGCACTGTATCTCGCAGTGGGGACATGATTTCCGGCCAAGCTATCTGCAGATTTCCGGTCTGGCCAATAGACTGCCGAAAAAGCCGATCGTACTTGCTTTGACGGCAACTGCGACACCGAAAGTACGGGAGGATATTTGCGCTTCGTTAAAAATAAACCCCGAGAATACGGTCATAACAGGGTTTGAGCGCAGCAATTTAAGCTTTTCTGTCGTAAAAGGCCAGGACCGCCAGGCATATTTAAGGGATTTTATCAAAAAGAACGAAAAAGAAGCCGGCATCATTTATGCGGCAACAAGGAAGATTGTCGACCAGCTATATGAATGGCTGCAGAAGGAAGGTTTCAACGCTGCCCGCTACCACGCAGGAATGAATGATGAAGACCGAAACAGCGAACAGGAGCGGTTTTTACAGGATGAGGCGACTGTTATGGTTGCGACTTCAGCTTTTGGAATGGGTATCGATAAAAGTAATATCAGGTACGTCCTCCACTTCCAGATGCCGAAGAATATGGAGAGCTACTATCAGGAAGCTGGCCGTGCCGGTCGTGATGGCCTGGACAGTGAATGTACCGTGCTGTATTCATCACAGGATGTCCAGGTTCAGCGCTTCTTGATCGACCAGTCCGCCGACCGCGAACGGATTGGGCCAGAGCTGGAAAAATTGCAGCAGATGGTCGGATACTGCCATACCGAGGAATGCCTGCAATCCTATATCCTGCATTATTTTGGCGAGACAGACACCGAGCCTTGCGGACGCTGCGGCAATTGTACGGACTCCCGTGAAACAGAGGATGTCACAAAGGATGCGCAAATGGTGCTTTCATGCATCATCCGGATGGGCCAAAAATACGGCAAGGCCATGACGGCCAATGTATTGACAGGCTCCAGGAATAAAAAGGTCCTTGAGTTCCGCCTGGATAAATTGCCGACTTACGGACTGATGAAGGACCGGAATGCCAAGCAGGTCAATGACCTGATTGAGTTTTTGATTTCACAGGAGCTGATCGGCGTCGAGCATGGGACTTACCCTACGATTTATGTACCGGAAAAAGGGAAGGATGTTTTGCTCGGAAAAACGAAGGTCTTCAGGAAGGAAGCGGTGCAGGTCAAGCAGGTTTCCAACGATGATCCATTGTTTGAAGAACTGCGTGAGTTGCGGAGAGAGGTTGCCGCTGCGGAAAAAGTGGCGCCATTTATGATTTTCTCCGATTCCTCTCTGAAGGATATGTGCCTGAAGCTGCCGCTGACGGATGCGGAGTTTCTCAATGTGGCTGGTGTTGGTGAACACAAGCTGCAGAAATATGGTGCGCCATTCATTCAGCGGATTATCGAGTTTTGCGAGAAGCATCCTGAGCGCCAGCCGGTGATGAATGCTGTTTCGGAACCGGTGAGGAAACCGGCGAAAAAAGCTGTCGGCGATTCCCATCTTGAAACCTACAAGCTGCATCAGGAGAAACTGCCCGTAGCCGAGATAGCTGCAAAGCGCGAGCTGGCAGAAAGCACGGTTGAAAATCACTTGATCCAGTGCATCCAGCAGGGAATGGAAGTCGACTATGACGTGCTGATTCCTGCCCGGTATATCGATGACCTCGAGCAGGCCGTCGCAGAAGCCGGCCGCGACAAGCTCAAACCCATCAAGGAACTGCTGCCCGATGACGTCAGCTATTTTATGATCAAGGTATTTCTCTATATGTCTAAGAAAAAGGTACATTAAGACGAAGCCCGCGGGCTTCGTCTTTTTTAGGTTTAATGTGTGCACGTAAATTGGGGGTTATTTCAGGAAGTCACCCATTTATCGTCATAAAAAATGATTTGAATGTCCCAGCCTTGTGCCCGTGAAAGAGGAAATTGCGAAAGCACGGTCACAAGAAGCGGAAACATCTCCAGTTTTTCTTTACATTATCCTCTTTATTTCCTATTCTCCCGGCGAGGCAGAATAAAAAACTCAAAAAAAATACTTTTCTGAAAAATTAAAAATGGTAAAATATAACTAGTGTGAAAATAGGCATGTATCTGATTCTCAAGTTCGCTGAATTTTATTCTGTCGTAGAAATAGAATAAGCAGCTAGATGTCTGCGCTGCGGATGCGGAGTTACCTGATGAAGGTCTCCATTATGAGGATAGAGGAGATTGAGAGAAAGGTAGAATGCAGCTTAATGGTTCAATAAAATATAGTCCATCAGGAGGCTTCATGGTTTATTTTAAAAAGGCAATCGAGCAGTTTGTGTTATGGATCGTCTGCGTATTTTTATTTATTGGGATATTGTTTTTGCCGGCTAAGACGGATTATGAGACAGGACAGGGCGGGCAGTTCAAATCCGCCAGCTACGACTATGAATTGGACATGCATATTCAGAATATCAAAGGTTTCTTTGCTTATATAAAAGAGAACCCCAACCTCGGAGAGTTTGTCCCTGGCCAGTCGTACGCGAATCGGATTGCGGGCAAGGCTTGGAAAAGCTTGCTATTGATTGTGCCCACCTTGATTCTGGCCTATATTCTAGGCGTCTTGAAAGGAATCTTTGATTTTAGGATGCAAAAAAGAAAGCTGAACTTCCTTGGCAATGGGACGACGTGGCTATTCATCTCAATGCCGGACCTCTTTTTCATCATCACCATCCAGATTGGCCTGATGTTTTTATATGAAAAAGGTTTGTTTTTCCATGTGACGTTATATGGAAGTGAAAAGCTCGAAACCTATGTGGTGGGGATTCTATTTCTGTTGATTTACCCTGTTTTCTACCTTGCGAACATCACCAATGTGAGTCTGCAGGAGCAGTCAGGCAATGATTACATCCGGACGGCGAAATCAAAGGGAACTCCGGGGATGAAAATATTGTTCATACATATTCTGAAAAATTCGTTTCCGAGGATCCTGGCGCATGGAAATACAATCACGCTCTATGTATTATCGAACCTGTTTATCGTTGAAAAATTAATGGACTTTCAGGGTGCAGCAGATGGGCTGTTTAACGCGGTGCTGAGGGGAACAGGTTTCAGGATTGGGCTGGATATCATGGTCGACGGTATTTCTGCCGTCGGATATACGGTCTTCTTTGCCACAATCATTTTGCTTTCAAATTTGGTCACACAGATTTCTAAGAGTCTTGTCACCCCGGCATCACAGGAGATGAATCATGAATAAATCATTATTTTTTGGCCTGACGATCTTATCATTTCTATTTGTTATTGTCCTTATAGCACCATATCTTCCGTTCGTGGATACATCGCTGAAAGAAACAGTGATGAAGCAAAAAGAAGGTGGTGGATTCGAGCTTCCGCCGTTTGCGCCATCTGCGGATTTCCCGATTGGCTCGGATGCGAATGGCAAAGATTTATTGAGCAGGGTGCTTTTAGGTACGAAAGAGACATTGTTAACGATACTCGCCATTGTCCTGATTCGATACATCATTGCGATTCCGCTCGCGATGGCAAGTTTTTATATGAAATTTTTTCGCCGCATACTGATCATTTGGAATCGATTGTTCTCATTCATGCCGCCAATATTCTTTGTGATCTTGATCATTGGCACTCCATTCGTTACATTTTCCGATAATCGATATCTCTGGATCATGCTGGTGCTTGCTCTAATTGAAGCGGGCAGGATTGCCGATATTTTTTACCAGGGAATGGTCGATATCTCAAGGAAACCTTATGTAGAGGCCGGGATTGTCTCTGGCTCATCGGCTTTGACGATGCTGAAAAATTATTATTGGCCGCCGCTAAGACCGTTTTTCATCGTCCAGTTTTTCTCCGACCTAGGAAGAACGCTTTTCCTGATCGGCCAGCTTGGAATCGTGGAAATCTTCTTGAGCGTCGAATTCGTTTCCCAGCTCAGTGGAGGGTATAAAGCGATGAACACATCCAATGCATGGCCAACCTATTTCGCAGAGATCACCCACCATATCTGGTCACACCCGTGGCTGCCGATTACCGGCACGGTTGCCATTGGGATTACCATATTGGCTTTCTCCATGACCAGCAGCGGACTGCAGCAATATTTTGATAAAAAGTATAAAAGAGCATAAATGGAGAGGGGAGGTGTAACGGGCACTTCTCCTTTTTGTTTAAAAATGGGTGAATTGGTTTATCTATTTATGTAACCTTTTGTGCCATTCTCCTGACAAATAGATAAAGAGTTTATTCAACAGGAGGGTCGGGCAATGAGAAAATTATGGATGCTAGTGCTGATGGGTTTACTGGTAACCGGCTGTGGAACGGGAAACCAGGTTTCGAATAATGACGAGGATCAAGGAGGTGCCGGAATCGTGGCAGGAGAAATGGCTGCAAGTCTGACAGAGGAAAAACCGTTGATTTTTCAATATGAAGTAAAGAATCAAACGGAAGAAGAAGTGACTCTCGAATTCTCGAGTTCACAAAGATACGATTACTCGGTAAAAACGAAAGATGGCAAAGAGGTTTTTCTGTTCTCAAGCGTTGCGTCTTTTTTACAGGCATTGGGGGAGGAAAAAGTAAAACAGGGTGAGGCTTTGAACTATAAAATCGACCTTCATGAGCTTTCCCTTGAAAAAGGGGACTATGTTCTTTCTGTCTGGATGACGCCCAAGGGCGGGGAAAAGTATGAAGTGACTAAAGAGTTTTCTGTGGAGTAGGGGAATATTGGGATGAAGGCTATTAAACTCTTTTTCGCGGTGATGATGATGCTGGCAATATACCTTGCCGGTTGTGCTAAAGCAGAAGAACCGAGAGAGGGCTTTGTTTTAGAGGTGAAAGACGAATCAATCCTTGTCGCACAAAATATCACCATGGAAAGATACAACGAGCTAAAAGATGTTTCCAGTGAGGCATTGATTGACCAGGGCGGACTCGATTTGATCTGGCTGACGTATGAAAAAGCAGCTGATTTTAAAAAAGGAGATCAAGTGCAGTTCTGGCTGGATGGCGATGTAAGAGAGAGCTATCCAGCACAAGCTGATGCGAGGAAAATAGAGCACAAGTGAATTATCCAGGGCCGGTGCGTTTCGCAATCCGGCCTTTAATATGATAAAATCTGACTTAGCTAATTCACAGCAAAGGACTTGAAATGATGAGTAAAACAATCCCGGTTAAAAAGAACGATTTTATAGATGTAGTATTTGAGGATTTGACGCATGACGGAGCGGGTGTGGCCAAGGTTGAGGGCTACCCGATTTTTGTACAGGGCGGACTTCCAGGCGAAAAAGCAAAAATCAAAGTGACTAAGGTGAACAAGGGCTACGGCTTTGGCCGCTTGATGGAAATTCATGAAAAAAGTACGTTCCGGGTAGAGTGTCCAGCTGATGATGCCCATAAATATGGTGGTTGTCAGCTGCAGCATATCAGCTATGAGGGTCAGCTGAAGTATAAGGAAAACCAGGTGAAGCAGGTGCTGACGCGGATTGGCAAACTCGATGATGTGGTAGTTCACCCAATCCTGGGGATGGACAATCCCTGGCATTACAGAAACAAAGCACAGGTGCCGGTTGGCGAGAAGGACGGAAAGCTGATTGCAGGCTTTTTCAAGCCGCGCAGCCACGAAATTGTCGATACGGATGAAAGCCTGCTGCACCTACATGAAATTAACGAGGCAATCAAGGCGGTAAAAGAAATCGCCAGCGAGCTGGGCATTCAGCCATATAATGAGGAAAAGCATAAAGGTGTGCTTCGCCACATCATGGCCCGTTACGGGAAAAGTACCGGTGAGTTGATGGTTGTTATTGTGACCAGGGTTAATGAGATTCCTCAGCAAAACAAGCTGGTGAATGAAATCGTCGCAAGGCTGCCTAAGGTAAAATCAATCGTCCATAACATAAACTCCAAGAAAACGAATGTCATAATGGGAGACAAAACAGAAGTCCTATGGGGCAGCGAGGTCATATACGACAATATCGGTGACATTAAGTTCGCGATTTCTGCGCGTTCGTTCTATCAGGTGAACCCTGGACAGACAAAGGTGCTCTACGACAAAGCGCTTGAATATGCTGAACTTACAGGTGAAGAGTCCGTTATTGATGCCTACTGCGGCATTGGCACAATCTCGTTATTTTTAGCGCAAAAAGCTAAGAAGGTATTCGGCGTCGAAATCGTCCCCGAAGCCATCGAAGACGCAAAACGGAACGCAGA
The window above is part of the Mesobacillus jeotgali genome. Proteins encoded here:
- the rlmD gene encoding 23S rRNA (uracil(1939)-C(5))-methyltransferase RlmD, translated to MSKTIPVKKNDFIDVVFEDLTHDGAGVAKVEGYPIFVQGGLPGEKAKIKVTKVNKGYGFGRLMEIHEKSTFRVECPADDAHKYGGCQLQHISYEGQLKYKENQVKQVLTRIGKLDDVVVHPILGMDNPWHYRNKAQVPVGEKDGKLIAGFFKPRSHEIVDTDESLLHLHEINEAIKAVKEIASELGIQPYNEEKHKGVLRHIMARYGKSTGELMVVIVTRVNEIPQQNKLVNEIVARLPKVKSIVHNINSKKTNVIMGDKTEVLWGSEVIYDNIGDIKFAISARSFYQVNPGQTKVLYDKALEYAELTGEESVIDAYCGIGTISLFLAQKAKKVFGVEIVPEAIEDAKRNAELNEISNAEFAVGEAEIVIPAWYKEGNSADVLVIDPPRKGCDEALLQTILDMKPKKVVYVSCNPATLARDLRILEDGGYKTVEVQPVDMFPQTTHCEAVAKIVLA
- a CDS encoding ABC transporter permease subunit; translated protein: MVYFKKAIEQFVLWIVCVFLFIGILFLPAKTDYETGQGGQFKSASYDYELDMHIQNIKGFFAYIKENPNLGEFVPGQSYANRIAGKAWKSLLLIVPTLILAYILGVLKGIFDFRMQKRKLNFLGNGTTWLFISMPDLFFIITIQIGLMFLYEKGLFFHVTLYGSEKLETYVVGILFLLIYPVFYLANITNVSLQEQSGNDYIRTAKSKGTPGMKILFIHILKNSFPRILAHGNTITLYVLSNLFIVEKLMDFQGAADGLFNAVLRGTGFRIGLDIMVDGISAVGYTVFFATIILLSNLVTQISKSLVTPASQEMNHE
- a CDS encoding DUF3221 domain-containing protein; protein product: MKAIKLFFAVMMMLAIYLAGCAKAEEPREGFVLEVKDESILVAQNITMERYNELKDVSSEALIDQGGLDLIWLTYEKAADFKKGDQVQFWLDGDVRESYPAQADARKIEHK
- a CDS encoding BsuPI-related putative proteinase inhibitor, which gives rise to MRKLWMLVLMGLLVTGCGTGNQVSNNDEDQGGAGIVAGEMAASLTEEKPLIFQYEVKNQTEEEVTLEFSSSQRYDYSVKTKDGKEVFLFSSVASFLQALGEEKVKQGEALNYKIDLHELSLEKGDYVLSVWMTPKGGEKYEVTKEFSVE
- the recQ gene encoding DNA helicase RecQ, producing the protein MLQKAHQLLQDHFGYSSFRLGQEQAISSVLEGKNTVCVMPTGGGKSIVYQIPALVLPGTTIVISPLISLMKDQVDTLVQLGIPATYINSSLTAGEAAARMDDARNGKYKLLYIAPERLGSWEFIDDLQDMEIPLIAVDEAHCISQWGHDFRPSYLQISGLANRLPKKPIVLALTATATPKVREDICASLKINPENTVITGFERSNLSFSVVKGQDRQAYLRDFIKKNEKEAGIIYAATRKIVDQLYEWLQKEGFNAARYHAGMNDEDRNSEQERFLQDEATVMVATSAFGMGIDKSNIRYVLHFQMPKNMESYYQEAGRAGRDGLDSECTVLYSSQDVQVQRFLIDQSADRERIGPELEKLQQMVGYCHTEECLQSYILHYFGETDTEPCGRCGNCTDSRETEDVTKDAQMVLSCIIRMGQKYGKAMTANVLTGSRNKKVLEFRLDKLPTYGLMKDRNAKQVNDLIEFLISQELIGVEHGTYPTIYVPEKGKDVLLGKTKVFRKEAVQVKQVSNDDPLFEELRELRREVAAAEKVAPFMIFSDSSLKDMCLKLPLTDAEFLNVAGVGEHKLQKYGAPFIQRIIEFCEKHPERQPVMNAVSEPVRKPAKKAVGDSHLETYKLHQEKLPVAEIAAKRELAESTVENHLIQCIQQGMEVDYDVLIPARYIDDLEQAVAEAGRDKLKPIKELLPDDVSYFMIKVFLYMSKKKVH
- a CDS encoding ABC transporter permease subunit, whose product is MNKSLFFGLTILSFLFVIVLIAPYLPFVDTSLKETVMKQKEGGGFELPPFAPSADFPIGSDANGKDLLSRVLLGTKETLLTILAIVLIRYIIAIPLAMASFYMKFFRRILIIWNRLFSFMPPIFFVILIIGTPFVTFSDNRYLWIMLVLALIEAGRIADIFYQGMVDISRKPYVEAGIVSGSSALTMLKNYYWPPLRPFFIVQFFSDLGRTLFLIGQLGIVEIFLSVEFVSQLSGGYKAMNTSNAWPTYFAEITHHIWSHPWLPITGTVAIGITILAFSMTSSGLQQYFDKKYKRA